In Acidobacteriota bacterium, a genomic segment contains:
- a CDS encoding DUF58 domain-containing protein, whose product MPKDLVRKVRRIELSTRRLVDRGVAGDYHSVFKGRGMEFAEVRPYQPGDDHRTLDWNVTARLGEPYVKRFVEERDLTLMLAVDVSGSMGFGSRAWVKRELAAELVALLSFAALRNQDRVGAALLGDGLEHFLPPRRRRSHVLRVVSEVLARPSGGPTNLQEGLDSLLNALDRRVVLFILSDFLEASCERALKAARRHDVVLLELLDPHDLEPPRTPPVVLEDAETGRRGLFGRGPWATGWLPRPLRPGNSPAEQLAARRRRHRLELQKRARSLGLDHVTLWTHRPYLPPLLAFFEARRRRLSR is encoded by the coding sequence TGGTGGACCGAGGGGTGGCCGGCGACTATCACTCGGTGTTCAAAGGCCGGGGCATGGAGTTCGCCGAGGTCCGCCCCTACCAGCCCGGAGACGATCACCGCACCCTCGACTGGAACGTCACCGCCCGCCTCGGCGAGCCCTATGTCAAACGCTTCGTCGAGGAGCGAGACCTGACGCTGATGCTGGCGGTGGACGTCTCCGGCAGCATGGGTTTCGGCTCTCGGGCCTGGGTCAAGCGCGAGCTGGCGGCGGAGCTGGTGGCGCTGCTGAGCTTCGCCGCCCTGCGCAACCAGGACCGGGTGGGGGCCGCGCTGCTAGGGGACGGGCTGGAGCACTTCCTGCCGCCACGGCGCCGTCGTAGCCACGTGCTGCGGGTGGTTTCGGAGGTGCTGGCGCGACCCAGCGGTGGCCCCACGAACCTCCAGGAGGGGCTGGACTCGCTGCTCAACGCCCTCGACCGGAGGGTGGTGCTCTTCATCCTGTCGGACTTTCTCGAAGCTTCCTGCGAGCGCGCCCTCAAAGCCGCCCGGCGCCACGATGTGGTGCTCCTGGAGCTCCTCGATCCCCATGACCTGGAGCCACCCCGCACCCCGCCGGTGGTCTTGGAGGATGCCGAGACCGGCCGCCGGGGTCTCTTCGGCCGCGGCCCCTGGGCCACCGGCTGGCTACCCCGTCCCCTGCGCCCCGGGAATTCCCCGGCGGAGCAGCTGGCTGCCCGCCGGCGGCGTCACCGGCTGGAGCTGCAGAAGCGCGCCCGCAGCCTCGGCCTCGACCACGTCACCCTGTGGACCCACCGCCCCTACCTGCCGCCCCTGCTGGCCTTCTTCGAGGCCCGCCGGCGGCGTCTGAGCCGTTGA